The DNA region ATTATATGAAAGCACGAGAGGTAGAGCTGCTTTTTGGCTTTCAAACATTGGCATGATTGGTATGACTATAGCTTTTGGGGTCGCTGGTGTTGCTCAAGTTTACTTAGAACGAAAAATGAAAATGGAATTTATGGAAGTACAAAATGAGATTAGTATTCATTTTGTAGTATTAATACTTTGTGCTTCACTTTTTACTTTCGGAATAGTACTTTATATAATTGACTTCTATAAGCATGGTAAACCTAACGATGAAGCGTTAGAAATAGAAGCTAATTAACAATTTTTTTGGTTAATTTTAAAAAATTCTGAAGCGTATGATTGATTTAAAATATAATCATTGCTTCGGAATTTTTTTAAAACAGAAAATGAATGATTGAAAAAAAACCATATTATCATCAAATAGGAAAAGAAGTAGAGGTTTTTGAACATTCCTATAAAAATAAAATACCTTTTCTATTAAAAGGGCCAACAGGAACAGGTAAATCCAGATTTATCGAGTATATGGCACACAAATTAGAAAAGAAACTAATTACAATAGCCTGTCACGAAGAAACTTCTTCAACCGATTTAATAGGTCGTTACATCATAAAAGGAGCTGAAACCATTTGGTTAGATGGCCCTTTGACTACAGCCGTCAAAGAAGGTGCGATTATTTATTTAGATGAAATTGTAGAGGCACGTCCAGATGTTATTGTATCAATACACTCACTAACCGATCACAGAAGAGAATTATTTATAGATAAGTTAGGAACTACTATTAAAGCTCATGAAGATTTTATCCTAGTCGCTTCTTTTAATCCCGGATATCAACGTGGTTTTAAAGAATTGAAACCATCTACCCGTCAGCGTTTTATTGCCATGTCTTTTGATTATCCTGAGGCTAAAACAGAACAAGAAATTTTGGTCAATGAAACCCAAGTTGATCAAAGTATTGCTAAAAAATTAGTGAATATTGCCAATAAGATTAGGAATTTGACAGAACTCGGTTTAACAGAAACTGTATCAACAAGATTATTGGTAGATGCAGGAAAACTAATCAAAAGTGGTTTGCCAAAAAGGCTATCAGTAAAAGTAGCCATAGTAGAACCACTAACAGATGATAATGAAATTATTGACGCCTTAACGGATTTATGTAATTTAATGATTTAATTATTAAAATACGATGTTCGAATTTGAACCTGATGAGTACCTGTTTACCAAATTTGCATTCTACTTTAAACGTCGCAAGCGTAAAAAAGAAGAAAGCATGGCCAATGCCGTTAATTTAAGTGATATAAAACCTAAGTTGACCATTTTTGCAAGAGCTATTACAGGTGAATCTATTGAAATTTTTGAAGCCGAAAGAGAAGGCGGTTATAAAAATAACAATTTTTTTATTCCATCAAGATTCTCAGATTTCTCTAATTATGAAGAAAATGTTTCCTTCTATTTATTCAGAGTATTGTACTTGTCCATTCAAAAAAATTTAGGTTTAAACTGGAATAATAGTCAAGAATATGATTTACAAACATCACAACAAAAAGCGGTTGAAAGTGCTCAAAAAGTTCTGGATCAACTCTTTGAACAATTTCCTATAACAGAAAAATATCACCAACAATTCATTCAATTTTATCAAAAAAAAGCAAAAGATAAAAACAAAGTAGATTATTCATTCATTTATGGAAAATGGATGCGGAACAATACCGAAATATCAAATGGAGATATATTAAAAAACTTTTCCGACAAGACAAAAAAAGCTAATGAAGAAAATACTGAAACCATCTTAAAAGCCAATGCTGTAGAAGAAATTATTTCTGTACAAGTTGATCTCAAACAACAAGAAGATGCTGTTTTGCAACACCAATTCGAAAAAGTGGAAACTGCTGAAGAGTTTGGAGGTAACTTTCGTGATTTTGATGGTGACGACGACTTAGACGACCATAGTAATGCCCTAGATGAAATTAACATGAAA from Aureibaculum sp. 2308TA14-22 includes:
- a CDS encoding CbbQ/NirQ/NorQ/GpvN family protein, coding for MIEKKPYYHQIGKEVEVFEHSYKNKIPFLLKGPTGTGKSRFIEYMAHKLEKKLITIACHEETSSTDLIGRYIIKGAETIWLDGPLTTAVKEGAIIYLDEIVEARPDVIVSIHSLTDHRRELFIDKLGTTIKAHEDFILVASFNPGYQRGFKELKPSTRQRFIAMSFDYPEAKTEQEILVNETQVDQSIAKKLVNIANKIRNLTELGLTETVSTRLLVDAGKLIKSGLPKRLSVKVAIVEPLTDDNEIIDALTDLCNLMI